The sequence ACAATTAGTGATTccctaaagaaagaaaaaagaaaccaaTTTAGAAAGAGCACAACATTCATGGATCTTATGAATACGTGTTCATATccagttttattaaaaaaaaacaacaaaaaaaaacttaataccGCGTCTCCAAACTGGCAGGGGCAGGGTCCTGCAGGGTTTTGTTTAAGATATTTAGATTGTTTAGTCTTTACCAGATCATGGAATGTTTCTGTTTCAAAGTCAGCCTGTGAATATAaagacaaatacacacacttgtcatgtttacTTCGTGGCCTTACTGAGTTCAGAGTGTTAACCTATAAATGCCATAAGCAGTTTAAAGTTCGTTGACAGAAAACACATACCTTATCAAGGTAATTCAACCAAGTAGATGAGAATTTATCAGAGAGGAAGACGTCCCTGGTTTCATCGAAATTAGTGGGACAGATTTCGATATTTTCATCACATGAAGTCAACGCAAAGACTGTGTGACAGATTCAGAACAGATCAGAACCTTTTTTGGAAAAGGGACTTTGGACATGCAACTTTCAAATAAATCCAGTGTGACTCTGGTTACAAATAAGGCAGGACCATTAGTTGTGGTTTTCATATAGCATCTTACCATTTACATTCTTGGGAAGGTCTTTGAACATTGTTCCAGAATAACTGCTGTCCATGTATATCACCATCTGCAGCACATGTACATGATGAGGAAATAataagatatttaaatatactgCAATTTATACAGCAATTCATTCCCTTTACTTAAACTGTTTTATATCACTATGGGTTGTTTTTGCTCCTTTCAAAAGCATTGCGGTAACTGTTGGGAAAGCATCAGGCCTACTGATGTGACTGTTGGGTAAGATAGACCTGCTAGAAATAGAAGAGTAGCAAAAAGAGTCACAAGGTCTGAATTTAAGATTTTGATTTGTAAGTATGTAAGGTGGAAGAGGGAAAGATTTGTCAGAAATGTCACATTTGGACATTTAGCAGcaaatgattttttattattaaacagacccccccaatctctctctctctcatgtatatatatatatatatatatatatatatatatatatatatatatatatatatatatatagggatgTGCGGTATACCGGTACTGGAAAAATACCGGtatttattacatttcaaaCGGTACAATATCATAATTTTGCACATTTCGGTATTTTATGCGCTGCTGTTCCGAAGTTCACCGCTAGGTGGCAGTGTGCTGCTCAAACAGACACAAACCCGGCAAATGCGACAACAGAGCAACACACGATGGATCAGATATTAGTTCTACACACCCGAAACTAATCGACAAAGACAGCTGTATGAGTGAAATATGACTTTACTTTGCCTTCAGAAGTGATAATAAAGGTGAAACAAAAGACCTCCATGCACAAATCTGCAAATGCTGCTTTAAATCATGTGTTGCCACGGGAAGCAACACATCAAGTCTAGCAAAGCACTTGTCACTTGCTCATCCCGAAAGAGTTCGGAGATCGATAGGTGAGTCAACTgatttaatttagacttttattcacaaCACTGATCAGCACACGCACATAGCTATCAAACATTAAACACGAAAGCTCAAACGTGCGTGCGTGACACTAGAATCAATGAAGTTTAGTTGTTATATGTGCACTTGTggcaaaaatcatattttaattgaatttgaatgaaaaaagagattagtaatattaattttagtaTGAATGGCATATTACTGTCGCTGCGACGACACCTAGAGGAAGCAGCCGAGAAAGAACGAGAGAAATAGTAATAGACTATGAATATTACTAATatgaacactttacaataaatctACATTTGCAAAGTTCATGAGGTAACCTGACCTAACAGTATTATAGCATTTAATCTATCagtaattatttataaatagacTAATACATGTTTAGCATGTTAACATTACTTTGTGCATTAAACTAATATGAACCCAAACACAAACCTTACAATAaccaatattaataaatattataaatgtcaggagctgaaaattttaatttaattgggTTATTTTGTTTGCACTATGTGATAAAAGAAagagataatatatatatatatatatatatatatatatatatatatatttttatttttttttattttttttttttattttttatttttttttcaaaaatctaaatttaagcCATATTCCCTGAATGTAGGttttgttacattatatttGCACATTTGTTACTGCAGAGTTTTAAGCAtttcattaataaaattatttcaaCTCACTTATCTTTTGAGGCTGGTTATTTTTCACCTATGGTATCGATTTGGTATCGATACCGAGGTATTAGATTCTGGTATCGTACCGAAGCCAAAATTGTGGTATCGgaacatccaaaaaaaaaaaaaaaatatatatatatatatatatatatatatgtactataatgtgtaaaaaattatgtaaacattACTGAATACACACCTTTGCAAATTTTTCCCCATCATGCATGCTCTTGAGCGCTCCAATGAGATCCGCAGGATAAAGCTGTCAAAAACATACTGAATTAATGGTCTAGAAGTCAGCAGGTTGTCAGATGAAACACAACAGTTCCAATGTC is a genomic window of Chanodichthys erythropterus isolate Z2021 chromosome 14, ASM2448905v1, whole genome shotgun sequence containing:
- the LOC137035429 gene encoding legumain-like; the encoded protein is MDSSYSGTMFKDLPKNVNVFALTSCDENIEICPTNFDETRDVFLSDKFSSTWLNYLDKADFETETFHDLVKTKQSKYLKQNPAGPCPCQFGDAGITNCHLSEFLQN